One segment of Spiroplasma kunkelii CR2-3x DNA contains the following:
- a CDS encoding integrase core domain-containing protein, which yields MLKKTNFTQFLADKNIFHQTTPFRSPQSNGKIERFHQNYTKLFVFEEKIFNAISLQNKLNDYYYFYNFERVHKSLNFQTQFNFLNSLIK from the coding sequence GTGTTAAAAAAAACTAATTTTACTCAATTTTTAGCAGATAAAAATATTTTTCATCAAACAACACCGTTTCGTTCTCCACAGTCAAACGGTAAGATTGAAAGATTTCATCAAAATTATACTAAATTATTTGTATTCGAAGAAAAAATATTTAATGCAATTAGTTTACAGAATAAATTAAATGATTATTATTATTTTTATAATTTTGAAAGAGTGCATAAGTCTTTAAATTTTCAGACACAATTTAACTTTTTGAATAGTTTAATTAAATAA
- a CDS encoding NAD(P)/FAD-dependent oxidoreductase, whose amino-acid sequence MNYNRIPSCIYSFPEVATVGITEEQAIKAKIAYKAFKFLLSANGKAIAYGETDGFVKILCDPKYGEILGVHIVAATATDMIYGITACMETEGTIHELAKTVHPYPIL is encoded by the coding sequence ATGAATTATAATCGAATTCCTTCGTGTATTTACTCATTCCCAGAGGTAGCAACAGTTGGAATTACTGAAGAACAAGCAATTAAAGCTAAAATTGCTTATAAAGCATTTAAGTTTCTGTTATCAGCAAATGGTAAAGCAATAGCTTATGGTGAAACTGATGGTTTTGTTAAAATCTTATGTGACCCAAAATATGGCGAAATTTTAGGAGTACATATTGTTGCTGCAACAGCAACAGATATGATTTATGGAATTACTGCTTGTATGGAAACAGAAGGAACAATTCATGAATTGGCAAAAACAGTTCACCCATATCCAATCCTATAA
- the trxA gene encoding thioredoxin yields MAVNEVKNIDEFEKKIGDAKLTLVDFYADWCGPCKMIAPIINELAKTRSDVNFIKVNVDFLQDLAQHYGILSIPTLIIFQNGNELKRKTGFVTANEIEQDLLS; encoded by the coding sequence ATGGCTGTAAATGAAGTAAAAAATATTGATGAATTCGAAAAAAAAATTGGTGATGCAAAGTTAACTTTAGTTGATTTTTATGCTGATTGATGTGGACCATGTAAAATGATTGCTCCAATTATTAATGAATTAGCAAAAACGCGTAGTGATGTTAATTTTATTAAAGTTAATGTTGATTTTTTGCAAGATCTTGCTCAGCATTATGGAATTTTATCAATCCCAACATTAATTATCTTTCAAAATGGAAATGAATTAAAACGTAAAACAGGATTTGTAACTGCTAACGAAATTGAACAAGATTTATTAAGTTAA
- a CDS encoding Cof-type HAD-IIB family hydrolase — translation MKKAVFSDLDGTLLKDNHRFSRLTKKTVNSIQKKGIPFVVTTGRLANDAIRQARKLKVHKYDGYVLANNGASAYSFKTNSFLWMMIFTTAEIKTIFDFTYSKYKVHFFSKNSTYVYEYGENSYYWSKIMRTKYKIITKVTDITEDITHASVIVHQSLDDKGASELMTKLRQLLPQLDITQYNNRVFEIACKGISKGSALQFLSHHIGIDISQTYSFGDSYNDLELIRQAGIGIAVSNAIDELKTMANEVTLSNRENGPAKYLQQFFLKK, via the coding sequence ATGAAAAAAGCAGTTTTTTCTGATTTGGATGGAACTTTATTAAAGGATAATCATCGGTTTAGTCGGTTAACAAAAAAAACAGTTAATTCAATTCAAAAAAAAGGAATCCCTTTTGTTGTTACAACAGGGCGCCTAGCTAATGATGCAATTCGTCAAGCGCGAAAACTAAAAGTTCATAAGTATGATGGTTATGTTTTGGCAAATAATGGAGCAAGTGCTTATTCTTTTAAGACTAATAGTTTTTTATGAATGATGATTTTTACAACAGCAGAAATTAAAACCATTTTTGATTTTACTTATAGCAAATATAAAGTTCATTTTTTTAGTAAAAATAGTACTTATGTTTACGAATATGGTGAAAATTCTTATTATTGATCAAAAATAATGCGAACAAAATATAAAATTATTACCAAGGTCACTGATATTACAGAAGATATTACACATGCTAGTGTTATTGTCCATCAATCCTTAGATGATAAGGGTGCTAGTGAATTAATGACAAAGTTACGGCAATTATTACCACAATTAGATATTACTCAATATAATAATCGTGTTTTTGAAATTGCTTGCAAGGGGATTTCAAAAGGTAGTGCCTTGCAATTTTTATCCCATCATATTGGAATTGATATTAGTCAAACTTATTCATTTGGTGATTCTTATAATGATCTTGAATTAATTCGCCAAGCTGGAATTGGTATTGCGGTTAGCAATGCGATTGATGAGTTAAAAACAATGGCAAATGAAGTAACATTATCAAATCGTGAAAATGGGCCAGCAAAATATTTGCAACAGTTTTTCTTAAAAAAATAG
- a CDS encoding lipoprotein: MKKWLSIIGTIGLIATSTTTLISCNKEKNNENEASNQPDPSYNPQQPPENSNWKLINRDNFVKENNEKIINDIF; the protein is encoded by the coding sequence ATGAAAAAATGACTTAGCATAATAGGAACAATCGGATTAATCGCAACAAGCACAACAACATTAATCAGTTGTAATAAAGAAAAAAATAATGAAAACGAGGCAAGTAATCAACCAGATCCATCATATAATCCGCAACAACCACCAGAAAATAGTAATTGAAAATTAATTAATAGAGATAATTTTGTAAAAGAAAATAATGAAAAAATAATAAATGATATATTTTAA
- a CDS encoding DUF3688 family protein, which yields MQSDNFSIIKFNFSSELIWKVGEHGGHRINNRWYVYIHSLYSWDEVDEPQIPTINQNTGEITDWKEQKRN from the coding sequence ATGCAAAGTGATAATTTTTCTATTATAAAATTTAATTTTTCAAGTGAATTAATTTGAAAAGTTGGAGAACATGGAGGACATAGAATTAATAATCGTTGATATGTTTATATTCATTCACTATATAGTTGAGACGAAGTTGATGAACCACAAATACCAACAATTAATCAAAATACTGGTGAAATTACTGACTGAAAAGAACAAAAAAGGAACTAA